A genomic window from Pirellulales bacterium includes:
- a CDS encoding HDOD domain-containing protein, which translates to MSYDPARAIDRLVDEMVSLYSLPSVVVEVLDLTNNPRIDIPALKNCIETDPALTSKILRVVNSSLFGLSKEVSDLNQALALLGVKPLKLLVLGFSLPDGLFAELAGEVLHAYWEHTLTKAVAAREIAETFIHAPPDEAFIAGLLQDLGSLVLMQSVGDPYIRFARVAAGERHSLLDLEQQTMGFNHTELTARLLDRWGLPAQFSEAVAVCAHADDALEDQLRTGKLAQVLHLAELLAELLAGHQEFAWPALLYFGQQYRGITEAQWDQLIGALRPKVEQLAEVLSLELPIGLSYDDILRSAHTRLIDAATDAAGELMKLAARGPGVADPATVEQMRVVSAAVAAIARRASEVEVAPPVRAAMPVASYAAVTSHVGGGGQYSGSSQSAGSVGLSDPPTLATNDDPALWGWLRAGVTAARQARQPLSLLLVEIDQYSELVFQHGLTGAKQLVDRVHKVCARIDHPLANSLQIREARFAIVLLDCDRREAARLGREVARTVQSLAPAGVGEDSPDVTVSVGAATVSLPPRNFQPQSLVDAADRCLYGARTSGGDSVKSIEI; encoded by the coding sequence ATGAGTTACGATCCCGCCCGGGCGATCGACCGCCTCGTCGACGAGATGGTCTCGCTCTACTCCCTGCCGTCCGTGGTGGTCGAAGTGCTCGACCTCACGAACAATCCGCGCATCGACATCCCGGCCCTCAAGAACTGCATCGAGACCGATCCGGCACTCACGAGCAAGATTCTGCGAGTCGTGAACAGCTCGCTGTTCGGGCTGTCGAAGGAAGTCTCCGATCTGAACCAGGCGCTGGCGCTGCTGGGGGTCAAACCGCTCAAGCTGCTCGTACTGGGCTTCAGTCTGCCCGACGGGCTCTTTGCCGAGCTTGCCGGCGAGGTCTTGCACGCCTACTGGGAGCACACGCTCACCAAGGCCGTCGCCGCGCGCGAGATTGCCGAGACCTTCATCCACGCTCCCCCCGACGAGGCGTTCATTGCCGGGCTGCTGCAGGATCTGGGCTCGCTCGTGCTGATGCAAAGCGTGGGCGACCCGTACATTCGCTTTGCCCGCGTGGCCGCCGGCGAGCGGCACAGCCTGCTCGATCTCGAGCAGCAGACGATGGGCTTCAACCACACCGAGCTGACGGCGCGGCTGCTCGATCGTTGGGGGCTCCCCGCGCAGTTCTCCGAGGCGGTCGCCGTGTGCGCGCATGCCGACGACGCGCTCGAAGATCAACTCCGCACGGGCAAGCTCGCGCAGGTGCTGCACTTGGCCGAGTTGTTGGCCGAGCTGCTGGCCGGTCATCAGGAGTTTGCCTGGCCGGCGCTGCTCTACTTCGGCCAGCAGTATCGCGGCATCACCGAGGCTCAATGGGACCAGTTGATCGGCGCCTTGCGTCCGAAAGTCGAGCAACTGGCCGAGGTGCTATCGCTCGAGTTGCCGATCGGTCTGAGCTACGACGACATCTTGCGCTCGGCGCACACGCGTTTGATCGACGCCGCGACCGACGCCGCCGGCGAGTTGATGAAGCTTGCCGCGCGCGGTCCTGGCGTGGCCGATCCGGCCACGGTCGAGCAGATGCGCGTCGTCTCGGCCGCCGTGGCGGCGATCGCCCGGCGCGCCAGTGAAGTCGAGGTAGCTCCCCCCGTGCGAGCCGCGATGCCGGTCGCCTCTTATGCCGCGGTGACCAGCCACGTCGGTGGGGGGGGACAATACTCGGGCAGCAGCCAGTCTGCGGGCAGTGTGGGGCTGTCCGATCCGCCGACGCTAGCCACGAACGACGATCCGGCCTTGTGGGGCTGGTTGCGGGCGGGCGTCACCGCGGCACGTCAGGCACGCCAACCCCTCAGTCTGCTCCTGGTCGAGATCGACCAGTACAGCGAGCTCGTGTTTCAGCACGGATTGACCGGTGCGAAACAGCTCGTCGATCGCGTCCACAAGGTGTGCGCGCGGATCGACCATCCGCTCGCCAACTCGCTGCAGATTCGCGAAGCGCGGTTCGCCATCGTGCTCCTCGATTGCGATCGGCGCGAGGCGGCTCGGCTGGGGCGCGAGGTGGCGCGTACCGTGCAGAGCCTGGCGCCGGCAGGAGTCGGCGAGGACTCGCCCGACGTCACCGTCAGCGTGGGCGCGGCGACGGTTTCGCTACCACCCAGGAACTTTCAACCGCAGTCGCTGGTCGACGCCGCCGACCGTTGTCTCTACGGGGCCCGCACTTCCGGGGGAGACAGCGTCAAGAGCATCGAGATCTAG
- a CDS encoding site-2 protease family protein, whose amino-acid sequence MSHEPVPAPHGDDPYATGLPVLAEIPGVESAPSAVVEPTGFRLDRVLLPLALFLATCYSTYIAGASGSLSFAGRAFGLGTQVGRVIDGLIYMAAVMGILFAHEMGHFLQALRYRVPASLPFFIPMPFSPIGTMGAVISMHGSRADRKQLFDIGLSGPLAGLLVAIPITMVGVWIAAHTIIHPNRPSDFADPLIFQALIKLLRPELPANSELYMNPLLMAGWVGMLITGLNMLPVSQLDGGHVIYALFGPASRWIARGFLLFSGAYIVISGNFTWTLMFVLVTLIGCDHPPTANDRVKLGPLRWSIGLLSSISIPILCFMPNPFPALMP is encoded by the coding sequence ATGTCGCACGAACCTGTTCCAGCACCGCACGGCGACGACCCTTATGCGACCGGTCTGCCGGTATTGGCTGAAATCCCGGGGGTCGAATCGGCCCCCAGTGCCGTGGTCGAGCCCACCGGCTTTCGACTAGACCGCGTGCTGCTGCCCCTGGCCCTGTTCCTGGCTACCTGCTATTCGACCTATATCGCCGGCGCCAGTGGAAGCTTGTCGTTTGCCGGCCGCGCCTTTGGGCTGGGAACGCAAGTCGGGCGGGTGATCGACGGCCTGATCTACATGGCGGCCGTGATGGGCATCTTGTTCGCCCACGAGATGGGGCATTTCCTACAGGCACTGCGGTACCGCGTGCCGGCCAGCCTCCCCTTCTTTATCCCCATGCCCTTTTCGCCCATTGGGACGATGGGGGCCGTCATTAGCATGCACGGCTCGCGCGCCGATCGGAAGCAGCTCTTCGACATTGGACTCTCGGGGCCACTGGCCGGACTCCTGGTGGCGATTCCCATCACGATGGTGGGTGTCTGGATCGCGGCCCACACGATCATCCATCCCAATCGACCGTCTGATTTCGCCGATCCCTTGATCTTTCAAGCGCTCATCAAACTCTTGCGCCCGGAACTGCCCGCGAACAGTGAATTGTACATGAACCCGCTCTTGATGGCGGGCTGGGTCGGCATGCTGATTACCGGGCTGAATATGCTACCGGTCAGTCAGCTCGACGGCGGGCACGTGATCTATGCGTTGTTCGGCCCGGCGAGCCGCTGGATTGCCCGTGGGTTCCTCTTGTTCTCGGGCGCGTACATCGTCATCAGCGGCAACTTCACCTGGACGCTGATGTTCGTCCTGGTGACGCTGATCGGCTGCGATCACCCGCCGACGGCGAACGATCGCGTAAAGCTCGGTCCGCTGCGCTGGTCGATCGGACTGTTGTCGAGCATCTCGATTCCCATTCTGTGCTTCATGCCGAATCCCTTCCCGGCGCTGATGCCGTAG